A genomic region of Parus major isolate Abel chromosome 14, Parus_major1.1, whole genome shotgun sequence contains the following coding sequences:
- the CDIP1 gene encoding cell death-inducing p53-target protein 1: MSNDPPPPYPGGPSAPLIEEKHGPPSAPEGVTPVVGQPQGVPIPPPEFGPPPYEPPSQPGFVPPHMPTDGSGPYVPPAGYYPPPGPHPPMGYYPAPGPYPSPGGHTATVLVPPGAATTVTVLQGEIFQGAPVQTVCPHCQQAITTKISYEIGLMSFLLGFFCCFVGCDLCCCLIPCLFDDFKDVTHTCPNCKAYIYTYKRMC, from the exons ATGTCCAACGATCCACCCCCACCCTACCCGGGGGGCCCTTCGGCACCGCTGATAGAAGAGAAGCACGGCCCACCCTCGGCACCAG AGGGTGTCACCCCTGTGGTGGGACAGCCCCAGGGGGTTCCCATCCCCCCTCCTGAGTTCGGACCCCCCCCATATGAGCCCCCCTCGCAGCCGGGGTTTGTGCCCCCCCACATGCCCACGGATGGCTCTGGGCCCTATGTGCCACCAG CAGGATACTACCCACCCCCAGGCCCTCACCCCCCCATGGGCTACTACCCTGCCCCAGGCCCCTACCCCTCTCCTGGTGGCCACACGGCCACAGTGCTCGTCCCACCGGGAGCTGCCACCACAGtcacagtgctgcagggagagatCTTCCAGGGTGCCCCGGTGCAGACCGTGTGTCCCCACTGCCAGCAAGCCATCACCACCAAGATCTCCTATGAGATTGGGCTCATGAGCTTCCTTCTTggcttcttctgctgctttgtggg gtgtgatctctgctgctgcctgatcCCCTGCCTGTTCGATGACTTCAAGGACGTGACACACACGTGTCCCAACTGCAAGGCCTACATCTACACGTACAAGCGCATGTGCTAA